The sequence ATTTATCTTCATATAAATCTTTTATTTAATATTATTTAGATTATTTATAAGGTATTATATTAATAGTAGGTTATACTAATTACATTGTAACAGATACTTGTGATTACAATGAATAGGGATCTCAAATTAGACAACTTAAGGGGATTGGCTATATTTTTAGTTGTTTTGGGCCATTTTATACAAGAAACTTCATTTAGTGGCTTATTTTCATATCAATTCATTTATACATTTATATATCTTTTTCACATGCCTGTGATGATATTTGTCAGTGGTTATCTTTCTAAAATTAGGCCAGATAATGTGTCAAGAGCTTTTAAAGCTGTTTTAATACCCTATTTAATATTTAACACACTCTGGATCATCGTTGCATTTTTACAAAATGGACACATACCTTCAGCTATGTATATTATACCTGAAGTTGGTTTATGGTACCTGTTAAGTTTATTCTTCTGGAGATCAATGCTGCCTGCGGCAAGTAAGATAAGATATGTCTTCTGGATCAGTATTTTACTGGCGCTATTTGTGGGAACTATTAATTTTAAAACTGGGCTTTTATCAATTTCCAGGACTATATGTTTCTTCCCTGTTTTCCTTTTAGGGTTCTACTTCAAAGATATAAAAGAAAAATTCACCATAAACAAATATCTGGCAGCTGGAAGTTTCATGGTTTTGCTTGTAGGAGCTACGTTATTCCTCATACCGCTAACTACTAAAATTTTATTTTTAAGAGATTCATATCATGTCATGGGAATGGGAAATCTAGAGGGTATAGCTTTAAGACTCATAGTTATGGTCGTGGGAATGGTAAGTACTATCCTTTTATTTAACTTCATGACATCTAAAGAGACTGTTTTAACTAAAGTTGGAAGAAATTCACTATCTGTGTATGTTCTACAGTTCTATTTCATATTTTATTTACCAGATATTCTCAATTACTTTGGTTTAAAGTTTATATTCCACAGTTATCTACTCACTACCGCCTATGTTATCTTAGCCACGGTTATAGTAACATTTATCTTATCACGTGATGTGGTAAATAAAGGCGTGAATACTTTGATAAAGAGCGTTACAAACTTTTTAATAAAGGAATACAATGTAATTTACACGCGGAAGTCAACATAAAGATCAAAATATAGAATAAACAACACCTAAAAACAAAATCATTTATATTAGATGTTTTATACTGAATTAATGGTGATATAAGAACTTATTTAACATTAATATTTATTATAACCATTTTTGTGATTACAATGATTAGAGATCTTAAATTAGACAACTTAAGGGGATTGGCTATACTTTTAGTTGTTTTAGCTCATTTTATAATGGAAAGCAGCATCTACAGTTCTTCTGCTTTTTATTTTACATGTAAATTCATATATCTCTTTCACATGCCTTTGTTGATATTTGTTAGCGGTTATCTTTCTAAAATTAGGCCAGATAATGTGTCAAAAGCTTTTAAAGGTATTTTAATACCTTATTTAATATTCAATACCCTCTGGATTATCGTTGCATTTTTACAAAATGGACATTTACCTTCAGCCATGTATTTTGTACCTGAAGTTGGTTTATGGTACCTGCTGAGTTTATTCTTCTGGAGAACAATGTTACCTATTGCAAACATGGTAAAACACGCCTTTTGGATCAGTATCTTGCTGGCCTTATTAGTAGGAACTATTAATTTAGATTTAAGCTTCTTGTCAATTTCCAGGACTGTATGTTTCTTCCCTGTTTTCCTTTTAGGGTTCTACTTCAAAGATATAAAAGAAAAATTCACCATAAACAAATATCTGGCAGGAGGA is a genomic window of Methanobacterium veterum containing:
- a CDS encoding acyltransferase family protein gives rise to the protein MNRDLKLDNLRGLAIFLVVLGHFIQETSFSGLFSYQFIYTFIYLFHMPVMIFVSGYLSKIRPDNVSRAFKAVLIPYLIFNTLWIIVAFLQNGHIPSAMYIIPEVGLWYLLSLFFWRSMLPAASKIRYVFWISILLALFVGTINFKTGLLSISRTICFFPVFLLGFYFKDIKEKFTINKYLAAGSFMVLLVGATLFLIPLTTKILFLRDSYHVMGMGNLEGIALRLIVMVVGMVSTILLFNFMTSKETVLTKVGRNSLSVYVLQFYFIFYLPDILNYFGLKFIFHSYLLTTAYVILATVIVTFILSRDVVNKGVNTLIKSVTNFLIKEYNVIYTRKST
- a CDS encoding acyltransferase family protein, translated to MIRDLKLDNLRGLAILLVVLAHFIMESSIYSSSAFYFTCKFIYLFHMPLLIFVSGYLSKIRPDNVSKAFKGILIPYLIFNTLWIIVAFLQNGHLPSAMYFVPEVGLWYLLSLFFWRTMLPIANMVKHAFWISILLALLVGTINLDLSFLSISRTVCFFPVFLLGFYFKDIKEKFTINKYLAGGSLIILLTASTFFFKHYSDNLVGKLSYSAMDLGNLEGMVLRLLAIAVGMISVILLFNIMTSKETVLTKVGRNSLSVYVLHFYFIFYLPDILNYFGLKFIFHSYLLTAIYVISATVIVTFILSRDVVSKGVDAIIKSVTNFLLKEYKLIYTRRST